DNA sequence from the Streptomyces tsukubensis genome:
CCAACCGGCCCGGCTGGTGGCATCCCTGGCGGTCCGTCATGGACCCCTGGCAGTTGGATCTGATGAGCGTGGAGTCGGCGGCCCGGATCGTCCGGAGCTGGGATCCGGCGCTGGTGCCGGCCCTGCTGCGCACTCCGGCGTACGCCCGTGCCGTCGACGACGTCCTGCGCCCCGATCTCTCCCCCGCCCAGCGGGACCGGCGGGCGGAGCTGCTGGTCGAGCGCCGGGAGAGGCTGCGGGAGCAGCGGACCCGGGTCTGGGCGCTGATGACGGCCGCCGCGCTCCGGACGGAGGTCGGCGGCAGCGGGGTGATGACCGAGCAGCTCGCGGCCCTGCGGGCCGCCGCCGACCAGCCGGACGTGACGCTCCAGGTCCATCCGCTCGACCGGCCGCCGCACGCCCTGACCGGGATTCCCGCGCTGACGTTCTTCCGGGTCGAGGTGCCGGGGATCCCCGACCACGTGGTCCGCGAGGGCGGGCTCCCCGGCACCGCCGACGTCTGGAAGGCCGACCCGGCCGTGGTGACCTACCGCCGACTGCTCGACTACTCCTGCGCCACCGCGCTCCATCCCGACACGTCGAAAGAGGCACTGGTATGAGCGAACCGACCGAACAGCCCCCGCGGATCGACACCTCCGTCGCCCACAGCGCCCGGGTGTGGAACTACTGGCTGGGCGGCAAGGACTGGTTCGACGCGGACAAGGCGGCGGGCGACGCCTACCGGGCGAAGTACCCGCTGATCGAGCCCTTCGCCCAGGAGTCGCGGGGCTTCCTGGTCCGTACGGTCACCTGGCTGGCCCGCGAGGCCGGGGTACGGCAGTTCCTCGACGTCGGCGCCGGGCTGCCGACCGCCAACAACACCCACGAGGTGGCCCAGCGGATCGCGCCCGATTCCCGGGTGGTCTACGTCGACCACGATCCGCTGGTGCTGCTGCATGTGCACGCGATGGGCCGCAGCACCAGCGAGGGGGCGATGGACTACGTCCTGGCGGATATGCGCGATACGGACGCCGTCCTGGCGGGCGCGGCCAGGACGCTGGACCTGACCCGGCCCGTCGCCCTGGTGATCAACGATGTGCTGGGGCATATCGTGGAGTGGCCCGACGCCCTGGGGCTGGTGCGCCGGCTGGTGGACCGGCTGCCTCCGGGGAGCTATCTGTCGCTCAGCCACTCGACCGCGTCGGACGAGGAGCACCGGCTGGTGCAGGAGGAGTACAACAACTCCGGGGCCATCCCGTACATCTTCCGCGAGCCGGAGGTCACCCGGGCCTTCTTCGACGGTCTTGAGCCGGTCGAACCCGGATTCGTCTGCTGGCCGGACTGGCGGCCCGACGCCACCACCGGACGGCTCACCGAGCGCGCCGGCTGGGGCGGCGTGGCACGCATCCCGTGACCGCAGGCGGTGCGGGGCGGCCGGGGCCCGTGACCCCGGCCCCGGTCCCGGCCGAGGGACCGCAGGACCGTACGGCGGTACGGCGGCTCATCCATGCGGCCGCCCACTCGTCGGCGCTGCTGATCGCCGAGGCCGCGGCGCTGACCGGCGGCTGGGCCGTGCTGGTGGATCCCCTGGCGGGCGCGGTGCACAGCACGCCCGCCAGCGCGGCGCCCTCGGGCGTCCGGGGCGCCGCGCACCCCCGCGCCCATCCGCATCTGACGGTCCGCCCGGTGGCCGGGGCGGTCCTGGTGGTCTCCCCCGGGCGCGGTACACCGGTCGAGCGTACGGAGCTGATCGCCGCGACCGTCGCGGATCTGCTGCGGGTCCAGGCCCGGCGGGCGGACGAGACCCGGGCGGCCGAACAGCGGCTGCACCGTGCGGTGCTGCGGCTGCTGCGGGACGGTCACCACCGGGCCGCCTTCGATGTCCTCGGCGGTACGGACGCCACCCATGCCACGGTCTACCGTCTCACCGGAACCACTGCCCGCACCGCGCACCAGGCGCTGTGGCGCGCGCTCCGGCCGGGCGTCGAGCGCACCCGGGTCCTGGTGTGCGCGGAGGACACCGAACTGACGGTACTCGCCCTCCACGACGCTCCCGGCGACCCCCATCCCGCGCACGGCGTGGTCACCCGGATCGCGGAGCAGTACCGGCTGACGGGCGGCGCGGCGCCGCCGGTGGCGCTGGACCTGGTCCCGGCCGCCTGGGCCGAGGCGGGCCGGGCGCATCCCGCCCCGGCGGGCGGCCGGCTGGCGGCGGCGACGGGCCTGGGCGAGCACGATCTGCTCCGGATCGTGCCCGCAGGCCGGCTCGCCGTCTGGTCGGCGGCGGTCCTCCAGCCCCTCGACCGGGAGCGGCGCAGGATCCTCGCGGCCTGGCTGCGCACGGGATCGGCACAGGCCGCCGCCCCGGCCGTCGGACTGTCGGAGGGCACGGTCCGCGCCAGGCTGCGCGAGATCGGCCCCCTGCTCGCGGCCGATCTCGGGCACCCCACGATCGCGGCCCAACTGCTGCTGGCGGTACGGGCGTCCGCCGCCCCGGCCCCGGCCTCGGCACTGAGGCCGGTGGCGGCGCCCGCGCTGCCCGCCGCTCTGCTCGGCGCCGAGGAGGCCCGTGACTGGGCCGCCGCCCTGCTGGCTCCGCTCGACACCCGGCTCCGGATCGCCCTGCGCCTCTGGCTGGGACACCGCGGCCGGACGGCTCCCGCGGCCGCCGAACTCGGTGTGCACCGTACGACGTTGGGCAACTGGCTGGCCGAATGCGGCGACCTCCTCGATCTCGACCCCGCGTCGGTGACCGTACGGGCCCAACTGCACCTGGCCGCCGAGACAGTGGCGGGTCCGGACGACGTACCGTCGGCGCTGCCGCGGCGGGGCGGCCGCACCTATCGGGCACCGCAGCAGTGATACGGCCCGGCGGCGGGCGGCGCCCGTTCGAAGCCGGGCGCCGCCCGCCGGTGTCGTCGGCCGTGTCGGCCGGGTCGGCCGGGTTCGTCAGTGGGTGGCGGCCCGGGACGCGAGGGTATCGGCGGAGACGAAGCGGTAGTCCTGCTCCAGCAGCCCTTCGAGCACCGCGGGCAGGGCCAGGACGCTCTGGCGGCGGTCACCGCCGCCGTCGTGCATCAGGATCATGGAACCGGGCAGCACATGGTCGAGCACGGTCCGGGTGATCTTCTCGGGGCCCGGCCTGGCCCAGTCCCACGAGTCGACGTCCCAGAGCGCCAGCGCGGGTCCGCCGGCCAGGAGTTCGCTCAGCATCTCGGGGGTGCGGCAGCCGTAGGGCGGGCGGAAGACCGTGGGCACGGTGCCCACCGCCCGGTCGAAGGCATCGGCGGTCCGGTCGATCTGGAGCCGGAACTGCCGGGCGGTGAGATCCGGCAGGAAGGGATGGGACCAGGTGTGGTTGCCGAGGCTGTGGCCCGCGTCGACGATCCGCCGCACCTCGTCGGGGAGGGCGTTCACATGCAGACCGACGCAGAAGAAGGTGGCGTGGACGCCGTAGCGGGCGAGGAGGTCGAGGACCTCCCGGGTGTGCGCGGGGTCCGGGCCGTCGTCGAAGGTGAGGGCGATCTCCCGGCGGTCGCGCGGACCGTGCCGGAAGCACCGCCCCGCCCGGGTCAGTTCGGCCTCGGCGTCGGCGCTGCGCCGGATACCGTCGTGGTAGTCGTCGTCCCGGCCGGTCTGCCCGCCGCCCTCGGCGGTCAGCGGTGAGAGTCCGGCCAGGCCGCGTCTCGCCCGGTCGGCCAGGGACCGTGCGGGTACGGAGCCGAAGTCGGGGCGCTCGGGCAGCACCCAGGGGTCGGCGCGGTGGACGTCGAGTCCGGCGGCCGTGAACAACCCGTCGACCAGCCCGTTGGTGCTTTCGACCACGACCGCGAGCGGCTCCCCCGACTCCCGGCCGGTCCGCTCCAGCCAGTCCGTCAGCTCGGTCACCCGCTCGGCGCCCCAGCGCGTGGGGGCCTGGGCCCGCTCCCCCGTGTCGTCGACGATCTCGACCTCGTAACCGTCGGCGGTCCAGGCGATTCCCGCGTACTGCATCTGTACTTCCTCCTGGCTTGCCCGGGAACGGCAGTGCGCCCGGGCCGGGATGGTCGGGGGTCCGGGCGGGCCGGACGGAAGAGGGGCGGATACGGCCGGACCCGGCCGGAGGCGTACCGGCCCGTGATGCCGGGGGCATACGGGGCGTACGGCATACGGCGCAGTCGGGGTCGGCGGACCCGATGAAACGCTCCGGTGTCCGAAAAAGGACAGGAACGCGGCAGTGGAGCGGCCGGAGAAACTTCAGCTACTCCGGTTTGGTGCGTGTGCTCTTGGTGCACCCACTCTGACGAGGGGTTTCTCCGGAGTGACCGGGGCTTGCGGGGTCACCGCGTCCGTACCCGATCCCCACCGATGTCCACGAACTCTCCATCATTGCGACACAAGTACGACAGTGGCGCGCTATCCTTCGCCGTACCCCGCCAATGGTCCAGACCATACCCAAGGCGACAACCGCGCGCTATGCCCATGACCGTCTCCGTGTCACCGCACCTGCCGAGTTAACTCCCGTGCAGGTCAACGAACTTGGAGGGCATCATCAACGCACCGCCCGCTCCGCTCACCGTCCCGGATCTGCTTGACGCCCGGGCCGCGAAACAGCCCGACGCGATCGCGATCCAGGTCATCGGCGGGGGCATCCTGAGCTACGGTTCCTGGCGTGATCGGGCCGTTCGGGCCGCCCGGGGGCTGGCGGACGCCGGGGTGCGGCCCGGGGATCTGGTGGCCCTGCGGTTCACCGAGGACGAGTGGGACCGGTACGCGGTGGCGTTCCTGGCCCTCCACTACGCGGGCGCGGCCGGGCTGCCGCTCCGCGCCGACGCGGCCGACTCCGAGGCGCTGCGGATCACCGGCCTGTGCGGAGCCGTCGCGCTGCTGCGGGGGTCCGTTCTGCCCGCCCTGCCCGGGGTCACGGATCACACCCTGGATGCGGTCGAGGCCGCCGGGTCCGCCGGGGAGGCTCCGCAC
Encoded proteins:
- a CDS encoding helix-turn-helix domain-containing protein, whose protein sequence is MARERSGRTVAHLVLATRLTVLREAAGLSREQAARALGAHPATVRRIEQAQTSLDDGQVRTLLTAYGATPAETREILGQLAAANRPGWWHPWRSVMDPWQLDLMSVESAARIVRSWDPALVPALLRTPAYARAVDDVLRPDLSPAQRDRRAELLVERRERLREQRTRVWALMTAAALRTEVGGSGVMTEQLAALRAAADQPDVTLQVHPLDRPPHALTGIPALTFFRVEVPGIPDHVVREGGLPGTADVWKADPAVVTYRRLLDYSCATALHPDTSKEALV
- a CDS encoding SAM-dependent methyltransferase, which produces MSEPTEQPPRIDTSVAHSARVWNYWLGGKDWFDADKAAGDAYRAKYPLIEPFAQESRGFLVRTVTWLAREAGVRQFLDVGAGLPTANNTHEVAQRIAPDSRVVYVDHDPLVLLHVHAMGRSTSEGAMDYVLADMRDTDAVLAGAARTLDLTRPVALVINDVLGHIVEWPDALGLVRRLVDRLPPGSYLSLSHSTASDEEHRLVQEEYNNSGAIPYIFREPEVTRAFFDGLEPVEPGFVCWPDWRPDATTGRLTERAGWGGVARIP
- a CDS encoding helix-turn-helix domain-containing protein, which gives rise to MTPAPVPAEGPQDRTAVRRLIHAAAHSSALLIAEAAALTGGWAVLVDPLAGAVHSTPASAAPSGVRGAAHPRAHPHLTVRPVAGAVLVVSPGRGTPVERTELIAATVADLLRVQARRADETRAAEQRLHRAVLRLLRDGHHRAAFDVLGGTDATHATVYRLTGTTARTAHQALWRALRPGVERTRVLVCAEDTELTVLALHDAPGDPHPAHGVVTRIAEQYRLTGGAAPPVALDLVPAAWAEAGRAHPAPAGGRLAAATGLGEHDLLRIVPAGRLAVWSAAVLQPLDRERRRILAAWLRTGSAQAAAPAVGLSEGTVRARLREIGPLLAADLGHPTIAAQLLLAVRASAAPAPASALRPVAAPALPAALLGAEEARDWAAALLAPLDTRLRIALRLWLGHRGRTAPAAAELGVHRTTLGNWLAECGDLLDLDPASVTVRAQLHLAAETVAGPDDVPSALPRRGGRTYRAPQQ
- a CDS encoding polysaccharide deacetylase family protein gives rise to the protein MQYAGIAWTADGYEVEIVDDTGERAQAPTRWGAERVTELTDWLERTGRESGEPLAVVVESTNGLVDGLFTAAGLDVHRADPWVLPERPDFGSVPARSLADRARRGLAGLSPLTAEGGGQTGRDDDYHDGIRRSADAEAELTRAGRCFRHGPRDRREIALTFDDGPDPAHTREVLDLLARYGVHATFFCVGLHVNALPDEVRRIVDAGHSLGNHTWSHPFLPDLTARQFRLQIDRTADAFDRAVGTVPTVFRPPYGCRTPEMLSELLAGGPALALWDVDSWDWARPGPEKITRTVLDHVLPGSMILMHDGGGDRRQSVLALPAVLEGLLEQDYRFVSADTLASRAATH